Sequence from the Streptomyces peucetius genome:
CCGGCCGGTGAGCGGGAGTCGGGCCTGTCCGCCGGCTTCGAGAACATCCCGGCGATCGTGGCGGCGGCGGCCTCCCTGCGCGCCGTACGCGCGCAGGCGGCGGACGAGGCGGTGCGGCTGCGGGCCCTGGTGGAGCGGATCCGGGCGCGGGTGCCGGAACTGGTTCCCGACGTGGAGGTGGTGGGCGACCCGGTGCGACGGCTGCCGCACGTGGTGACGTTCTCGTGTCTCTATGTCGACGGGGAGACACTGCTGCACGAGCTGGACCGGGCCGGCTTCTCCGTCTCCTCCGGCTCGTCGTGCACGAGCAGCACGCTGATCCCGAGCCATGTGCTGCGGGCGATGGGCGTGCTGTCGGAGGGCAACGTACGGGTGTCGCTGCCGCCGTCCGGCACGACGGAAGAGGACGTGGACCGGTTCCTGGAGGTGCTGCCGGGGCTGGTGGCGGGGGTACGGGAACGGTTCGGGGCGCCGGCGTCCCCGGCCGCGTCCCCGTCGGCGGCGGCGTCGGCCTCTTCGCCGTCGGCGTCGGAGCCCCTGGTGGTGGACGCGCTCGGCCGGCGCTGCCCGATCCCGGTGATCGAACTGGCGAAGGTCATCGACGACGTACCGGTCGGCGGCACGGTGAGGGTCCTGTCCGACGACGAGGCGGCGCGGCTGGACATCCCGGCGTGGTGCGCGATGCGGGGGCAGGAGTACGTGGGGGAAGAGGAGGCGGAGCGGGGCGCGGCGTACGTGGTGCGGCGGGTGGGGTAGCGCCTGCCACGGGCTTGTCCCCCACCTCCCGCCCGCCGATGTGCGGCTCCGCCGCGCGGCGGGGCAGGCCCCGGACCCCGCTTCGCGCGGTGGCCTCGAGCGCCGGCCGGGCTGGACATGCCGCCGCGCGGCAACCGGCCCGGCCGGGCAAACCTCAGCCCCGCGTCACGGCAGGTGCTTGTGCACCTCTGTCGCCGCGTCGTCGCCGTACGCCTTCGTGAAGCGCTCCATGAAGTGCGCGCGCCGCAGCGTGTACTCCTGCGTGCCCAGCGTCTCGATCACGAGCGTGGCCAGCATGCAGCCCACCTGGGCCGCCCGCTCCAGACCGACACCCCACGACAGGCCGGAGAGGAAGCCCGCGCGGAACGCGTCGCCGACGCCGGTCGGGTCGACCTTGGCCTCCTCGTCGGGGCAGCCGACCTCGATCGGGTCCGCACCGGCGGACTCGATCCGCACGCCGCGCGCGCCGAGGGTGGTGACGCGGTGGCCGACCCTGCCGAGGATCTCCTCGTCGCTCCAGCCGGTCTTGGACTCGATGAGCCCCTTCTCGTACTCGTTGGAGAACAGGTACGCCGCGTTGTCAAGCAGTATCCGGATCTCGTCGCCGCTCATACGGGCGATCTGCTGCGAGAAGTCCGCGGCGAACGGGATGCCCCGCGAGCGGCACTCCTCGGTGTGGCGCAGCATCGCCTCCGGGTCGTCGGCCCCGATCAGGACGAGGTCGAGGCCGCCGACACGGTCCGCCACCGCCTTGAGCTCGATCTGGCGGGCCTCGCTCATGGCGCCCGTGTAGAAGGAGCCGATCTGGTTGTGGTCGGAGTCCGTGGTGCACACGAAGCGGGCGGTGTGCAGGACCTCCGAGATGCGGACGGACGCCGTGTCCACGCCGTGGCGGTCGAGCCATGCGCGGTACTCGTCGAAGTCGGCGCCCGCCGCGCCGACCAGGATCGGGCCGGTGCCCAGCTGGCCCATGCCGAAGCAGATGTTCGCCCCGACCCCGCCGCGACGCACATCGAGCGTGTCGACGAGGAAGGAGAGGGAGACCGTGTGCAGCTGGTCCGCGACCAACTGGTCGGCGAAGCGGCCTGGGAAGGTCATGAGATGGTCGGTGGCGATGGAGCCGGTGACTGCGATACGCACGGTGAGGCGCTCCTGAGGCGGTTTGGCAGTGACAGTTCACGCTACCGGGTCCAAGCGCCTCCGCCATGTACGGAAACTACCCGATAGTAGGGCTTTTTTCGTGGACTCCCCGGTGCATACGGTGCGGCTATGACCGAGTACAGCGCCGCGCTCGAGCCGCGTCTGCGGCCCGACCCCCGGGAGTCCGAGATCAGTCTGGCCCAGCTTCGCGGCGACTGCGCCCGAATGGCTCCACACTGGGTGGTACCGGCGGTCGCGGCGGCCGTGCCCGTGCCCCCGTCCCTCATCCACGGTGTCGTGGTGCCGCCCGCCTCCGCGCGGCTGGTGGACGCGATGTCCGACTACGGCTACTGACGCCGGATACCGCCGCTCGGGGAGAGACGAAGGGAACCAGGCACTCCCCCGCTCCGTCCCACCCGTGTCCTCCGCAGCAGGAGGCAGGAGACAAGGAGCGATGCGGTGAGCAGCACGGAGAACACGCAGGAGACTCCCCGCCGTCGGCGTTCCCCGCTGGTCGTCGCCTCTGTGGCGGCCGCGGTGCTGGTGGCCGGAGGGGGCGGCGCGTACTTCGCGACCTCCGGCTTCGACGGCGGTGACAGCGGTGAGGGTGTCGGGGCCGCGGACGCCAAGGGCGGTCCGGGCGAGGGGAAGAACCCGCCGCTGCTCGCGCTGGACACCGGCGGGCCGGGGACGGACGGCGGCATCGCCCCGGGTGAGCCCGACCCGAACGGCGGCGTCGTGTACGTGGCGGAGGGGGACCTGCCGGAGGGCCCCGACCGTGCGGCCGTGCACCGGGCGACGGGTTCGGTCACCGCTGCCGAGGTGACCCGGCTGGCGAAGGCGCTGGGCCTGTCGGACGCGCCGCGGCTCGAGGGCCCGGCCTGGAAGGTCGGCCCGTCGAAGGACGGGCAGGGTCCGACGCTCCAGGTGAACAAGGACGCTCCGGGGACCTGGACGTTCGCCAGGTACGTCCCGGCGCCGGGCGGTGACAACTGCCTGAAGGGCAAGGCCTGCCCGTCCGGCGGAGCCGACGAGCCCGGTCCCGTTGTGAGCGAGGCGGAGGCCAGGAAGGCCGCGGCCCCCGTGCTCGAGGCGGTCGGCCAGGGCGACGCCGCTCTGGACGCGGGTCAGCTGATGGGCGCGGTGCGCGTGGTGAACGCGAA
This genomic interval carries:
- a CDS encoding cysteine desulfurase/sulfurtransferase TusA family protein, encoding MPYFDAASAAPLHPVARQALQASLDEGWADPARLYREGRRARLLLDAAREAAAEAVGCRPDELVFTPSGTQAVHTGISGALAGRRRVGRRLVVSSVEHSAVLHAAAAWEAAGGSVTEVGVDRHGAVSPDMYAAELDDTTALACLQSANHEVGTEQPVREVAEACGAVGVPLLVDAAQSLAWGPVDGDWSLLTASAHKWGGPAGVGLLAVRKGVRFAPQGPAGERESGLSAGFENIPAIVAAAASLRAVRAQAADEAVRLRALVERIRARVPELVPDVEVVGDPVRRLPHVVTFSCLYVDGETLLHELDRAGFSVSSGSSCTSSTLIPSHVLRAMGVLSEGNVRVSLPPSGTTEEDVDRFLEVLPGLVAGVRERFGAPASPAASPSAAASASSPSASEPLVVDALGRRCPIPVIELAKVIDDVPVGGTVRVLSDDEAARLDIPAWCAMRGQEYVGEEEAERGAAYVVRRVG
- a CDS encoding carbohydrate kinase family protein, translating into MRIAVTGSIATDHLMTFPGRFADQLVADQLHTVSLSFLVDTLDVRRGGVGANICFGMGQLGTGPILVGAAGADFDEYRAWLDRHGVDTASVRISEVLHTARFVCTTDSDHNQIGSFYTGAMSEARQIELKAVADRVGGLDLVLIGADDPEAMLRHTEECRSRGIPFAADFSQQIARMSGDEIRILLDNAAYLFSNEYEKGLIESKTGWSDEEILGRVGHRVTTLGARGVRIESAGADPIEVGCPDEEAKVDPTGVGDAFRAGFLSGLSWGVGLERAAQVGCMLATLVIETLGTQEYTLRRAHFMERFTKAYGDDAATEVHKHLP